In Triticum aestivum cultivar Chinese Spring chromosome 5B, IWGSC CS RefSeq v2.1, whole genome shotgun sequence, the following proteins share a genomic window:
- the LOC123114033 gene encoding fructokinase-2 produces the protein MAPLGDTAAPAAAATASSLVVSFGEMLIDFVPDVAGVSLAESGGFVKAPGGAPANVACAISKLGGSSAFVGKFGDDEFGHMLVEILKQNGVNAEGCLFDQHARTALAFVTLKSNGEREFMFYRNPSADMLLTEAELNLDLIRRARIFHYGSISLITEPCRSAHVAAMRAAKSAGILCSYDPNVRLPLWPSAQAARDGIMSIWKEADFIKVSDEEVAFLTQGDAHDEKNVLTLWFDGLKLLVVTDGEKGCRYFTKDFKGSLPGYSVNTVDTTGAGDAFVGSLLLNVAKDDSIFYNEAKLREVLEFSNACGAICTTKKGAIPALPTTATALELISKGTN, from the exons ATGGCGCCTCTTGGTGATACTGCTGCTCCGGCGGCTGCCGCGACGGCGTCCAGCCTTGTGGTCTCCTTCGGTGAGATGCTGATCGACTTCGTGCCGGACGTGGCTGGCGTCTCGCTTGCCGAGTCCGGAGGCTTCGTCAAGGCGCCCGGAGGCGCGCCTGCCAACGTCGCATGTGCCATCTCGAAGCTCGGCGGCTCCTCCGCCTTCGTCGGCAAG TTTGGCGATGACGAGTTCGGCCACATGCTGGTGGAGATCCTCAAGCAAAACGGCGTGAACGCTGAGGGTTGCCTCTTCGACCAGCACGCGCGCACCGCCCTGGCCTTCGTCACCCTCAAGTCAAACGGAGAGCGTGAGTTCATGTTTTACCGCAACCCGTCGGCCGACATGCTCCTCACCGAAGCCGAGCTCAACCTGGACCTCATCCGCCGCGCGCGCATCTTCCACTACGGCTCCATCTCGCTCATCACCGAGCCCTGCCGCTCCGCCCACGTCGCCGCCATGCGTGCCGCCAAGTCTGCCGGCATCCTCTGCTCCTACGACCCCAACGTGCGCCTCCCGCTCTGGCCCTCTGCCCAGGCCGCACGCGACGGCATCATGAGCATCTGGAAGGAGGCCGACTTCATCAAGGTGAGTGACGAGGAGGTGGCCTTCCTCACCCAGGGCGACGCCCATGACGAGAAGAACGTCCTCACGCTCTGGTTCGACGGCCTCAAGCTGCTCGTCGTCACCGACGGGGAGAAGGGATGCAGGTACTTCACCAAGGACTTCAAGGGCTCCCTGCCAGGGTACTCCGTTAACACCGTCGACACCACCGGCGCCGGCGATGCCTTCGTTGGATCCCTCCTCCTCAACGTCGCCAAGGACGACTCCATCTTCTAC AACGAGGCCAAGCTGAGGGAGGTGCTCGAGTTTTCCAACGCTTGCGGGGCCATCTGCACCACCAAGAAGGGAGCCATCCCGGCACTGCCCACCACCGCCACTGCCCTCGAGCTCATCAGCAAGGGCACTAACTAG